One Triticum dicoccoides isolate Atlit2015 ecotype Zavitan chromosome 5B, WEW_v2.0, whole genome shotgun sequence genomic window carries:
- the LOC119307749 gene encoding myb-related protein MYBAS2-like isoform X1 has protein sequence MVTVREETRKGPWTEQEDMQLVCTVRLFGERRWDFIAKVSGLNRTGKSCRLRWVNYLHPGLKRGRMTPHEERLILELHARWGNRWSRIARKLPGRTDNEIKNYWRTHMRKKAQERKRNVSPSSSSSSVTYQSIQPQTPSIMGIGEQELHGGSSCITSILKGTPADMDGYLMDQIWMEIEAPSGVNFHDGKDNSYSSPSGPLLPSPMWDYYSPEAGWKMDEIKMAPQVSYSKGIGPSY, from the exons ATGGTGACAGTGAGAGAAGAGACACGCAAAGGGCCATGGACAGAGCAGGAGGACATGCAACTGGTATGCACTGTCCGTTTGTTCGGTGAACGCCGTTGGGATTTCATTGCCAAAGTATCAG GCCTCAACCGCACAGGAAAGAGCTGTCGCCTCCGGTGGGTTAACTACCTCCACCCTGGCCTAAAGCGTGGGCGCATGACTCCCCATGAAGAACGCCTCATCCTCGAGCTCCATGCTCGGTGGGGAAACAG GTGGTCCAGGATAGCACGGAAGCTGCCAGGGCGTACCGACAATGAGATCAAGAACTACTGGAGAACACATATGAGGAAGAAAGCACAGGAGAGGAAGAGGAACGTGTCaccctcatcatcttcatcctcagtgACATACCAATCCATTCAGCCACAGACGCCATCGATCATGGGAATTGGCGAGCAGGAGCTTCATGGTGGCAGTAGCTGCATCACAAGCATATTGAAGGGCACGCCTGCTGACATGGATGGATACCTCATGGATCAGATATGGATGGAGATTGAGGCACCCTCTGGGGTCAACTTTCATGACGGGAAGGATAATTCATACAGCAGCCCCTCTGGCCCTCTGCTACCATCACCGATGTGGGATTACTACAGCCCTGAGGCAGGCTGGAAGATGGATGAGATAAAGATGGCCCCACAAGTTAGCTACAGTAAAGGAATTGGCCCCAGTTATTGA
- the LOC119307749 gene encoding myb-related protein MYBAS2-like isoform X3 has product MTPHEERLILELHARWGNRWSRIARKLPGRTDNEIKNYWRTHMRKKAQERKRNVSPSSSSSSVTYQSIQPQTPSIMGIGEQELHGGSSCITSILKGTPADMDGYLMDQIWMEIEAPSGVNFHDGKDNSYSSPSGPLLPSPMWDYYSPEAGWKMDEIKMAPQVSYSKGIGPSY; this is encoded by the exons ATGACTCCCCATGAAGAACGCCTCATCCTCGAGCTCCATGCTCGGTGGGGAAACAG GTGGTCCAGGATAGCACGGAAGCTGCCAGGGCGTACCGACAATGAGATCAAGAACTACTGGAGAACACATATGAGGAAGAAAGCACAGGAGAGGAAGAGGAACGTGTCaccctcatcatcttcatcctcagtgACATACCAATCCATTCAGCCACAGACGCCATCGATCATGGGAATTGGCGAGCAGGAGCTTCATGGTGGCAGTAGCTGCATCACAAGCATATTGAAGGGCACGCCTGCTGACATGGATGGATACCTCATGGATCAGATATGGATGGAGATTGAGGCACCCTCTGGGGTCAACTTTCATGACGGGAAGGATAATTCATACAGCAGCCCCTCTGGCCCTCTGCTACCATCACCGATGTGGGATTACTACAGCCCTGAGGCAGGCTGGAAGATGGATGAGATAAAGATGGCCCCACAAGTTAGCTACAGTAAAGGAATTGGCCCCAGTTATTGA
- the LOC119307749 gene encoding myb-related protein MYBAS2-like isoform X2, translating into MDRAGGHATGLNRTGKSCRLRWVNYLHPGLKRGRMTPHEERLILELHARWGNRWSRIARKLPGRTDNEIKNYWRTHMRKKAQERKRNVSPSSSSSSVTYQSIQPQTPSIMGIGEQELHGGSSCITSILKGTPADMDGYLMDQIWMEIEAPSGVNFHDGKDNSYSSPSGPLLPSPMWDYYSPEAGWKMDEIKMAPQVSYSKGIGPSY; encoded by the exons ATGGACAGAGCAGGAGGACATGCAACTG GCCTCAACCGCACAGGAAAGAGCTGTCGCCTCCGGTGGGTTAACTACCTCCACCCTGGCCTAAAGCGTGGGCGCATGACTCCCCATGAAGAACGCCTCATCCTCGAGCTCCATGCTCGGTGGGGAAACAG GTGGTCCAGGATAGCACGGAAGCTGCCAGGGCGTACCGACAATGAGATCAAGAACTACTGGAGAACACATATGAGGAAGAAAGCACAGGAGAGGAAGAGGAACGTGTCaccctcatcatcttcatcctcagtgACATACCAATCCATTCAGCCACAGACGCCATCGATCATGGGAATTGGCGAGCAGGAGCTTCATGGTGGCAGTAGCTGCATCACAAGCATATTGAAGGGCACGCCTGCTGACATGGATGGATACCTCATGGATCAGATATGGATGGAGATTGAGGCACCCTCTGGGGTCAACTTTCATGACGGGAAGGATAATTCATACAGCAGCCCCTCTGGCCCTCTGCTACCATCACCGATGTGGGATTACTACAGCCCTGAGGCAGGCTGGAAGATGGATGAGATAAAGATGGCCCCACAAGTTAGCTACAGTAAAGGAATTGGCCCCAGTTATTGA